One genomic window of Streptomyces sp. WP-1 includes the following:
- a CDS encoding amino acid permease — translation MHVTGTAPPPAPAPSESPAAPVGDPRGPSGSRHARRFGLPVATALVMGNIIGGGIFLLPASIAPYGTVSLVAFGVLTVGAIALALTFGRLAARDPRTGGPYVYARGAFGDFAGFLAAWSYWITTWVSNAALAVAAVGYLDVLIPVSGHRWTACLAALAIQWLPALANFAGSRYVGAVQLVSTVLKFVPLLLVAVGGLFFFDPSRLGPFNSSGHGAIGAVSASAALLLFSYLGVESAAVSAGEVRNARRNVGRATVIGTAGAALVYLLGTLSVFGTVPHDRLVHSTAPFSDAVNAMFGGSWGGWAVALAALVSMVGCLNGWTLLSAQTPYAAARDGLFPAAFTRRRRGVPTVGVGVTVVLASLLTAYNYLSGSGKVFEVLVLVTTFTATVPYLLATAAQLFHLVSGRADPVDRGRLVRDAVVTSVAAAFSIWLMAGAGYAAVYQGALFLFAGVLVYAVMTGRRARTAERQTS, via the coding sequence ATGCACGTCACCGGAACCGCTCCCCCGCCGGCTCCGGCCCCCTCGGAGAGCCCCGCGGCGCCCGTGGGGGACCCCCGGGGCCCGTCCGGCAGCCGGCACGCGCGCCGGTTCGGGCTGCCCGTGGCCACCGCGCTGGTCATGGGCAACATCATCGGCGGCGGCATCTTCCTGCTGCCCGCCTCCATCGCCCCCTACGGCACGGTCAGCCTGGTCGCCTTCGGGGTGCTGACCGTCGGCGCCATCGCCCTCGCGCTGACCTTCGGCAGGCTCGCCGCGCGCGATCCGCGCACCGGCGGCCCGTACGTCTACGCCCGCGGGGCGTTCGGCGACTTCGCGGGCTTCCTCGCGGCCTGGTCGTACTGGATCACCACCTGGGTGTCGAACGCCGCGCTCGCCGTTGCCGCCGTCGGCTATCTGGACGTGCTGATCCCGGTGAGCGGACACCGCTGGACGGCGTGTCTGGCCGCGCTGGCGATCCAGTGGCTGCCCGCGCTCGCCAACTTCGCCGGCAGCCGGTACGTGGGCGCCGTGCAGCTGGTCTCCACGGTGCTGAAGTTCGTGCCCCTGCTGCTGGTGGCGGTCGGCGGGCTGTTCTTCTTCGACCCGTCCCGGCTCGGCCCGTTCAACTCCAGCGGCCATGGCGCGATCGGCGCGGTCTCCGCCTCCGCCGCGCTGCTGCTCTTCTCCTACCTCGGTGTGGAGTCCGCGGCGGTCAGCGCCGGTGAGGTCAGGAACGCCCGGCGCAATGTGGGCCGGGCCACCGTGATCGGCACGGCGGGCGCCGCGCTGGTGTACCTGCTGGGCACGCTGTCCGTGTTCGGTACGGTCCCGCACGACCGGCTGGTCCACTCCACCGCGCCCTTCTCGGACGCCGTGAACGCGATGTTCGGCGGCAGCTGGGGCGGCTGGGCGGTGGCGCTCGCGGCGCTGGTGTCGATGGTCGGCTGCCTGAACGGCTGGACCCTGCTCAGCGCCCAGACCCCGTACGCCGCCGCCCGCGACGGGCTCTTCCCGGCCGCCTTCACCCGGCGCCGCCGGGGCGTGCCGACGGTCGGCGTCGGCGTCACCGTGGTGCTGGCGTCCCTGCTCACCGCGTACAACTACCTCTCCGGTTCCGGCAAGGTCTTCGAGGTCCTGGTCCTCGTCACCACCTTCACCGCGACCGTCCCCTACCTGCTGGCCACCGCCGCCCAGCTCTTCCACCTCGTCTCCGGCCGCGCCGACCCGGTGGACCGGGGCCGGCTGGTCCGGGACGCGGTGGTCACCTCGGTCGCCGCCGCCTTCTCGATCTGGCTGATGGCGGGCGCCGGCTACGCGGCGGTGTACCAGGGCGCGCTGTTCCTCTTCGCCGGTGTCCTCGTCTACGCGGTGATGACGGGCCGGCGGGCCCGGACGGCCGAGCGGCAGACCTCGTAA
- a CDS encoding amino acid ABC transporter permease gives MSQPPGAAVSLAEAPPAAEPSRPLAAQRVQPLRRPGRWIATAVVLVVVAQIAHGLATNPFYQWDRFRYWFLRPTVLNGLLVTLEVAALSALLGLAGGVLLALARQSGSPVLRAVSWTYTWLFRSVPLIVVLIFLYNFSALYRTLSLGIPFGPAFVTFDESRLATDMTVAVIGLGLNEAAYAAEVVRGGLLSVDQGQHEAAAALGLPKGYQFTRIVLPQALRSITPNYVNQLIGLVKSTSLVFYVSLLDLFGSVQTMGSTYPGDIVPLLLVATVWYLILTSAVSVVQFYVERYFARGATRTLPPTPLQKARAGLTAFRARLRREAAV, from the coding sequence ATGAGCCAACCCCCAGGCGCCGCCGTCTCGCTCGCCGAGGCGCCGCCCGCCGCAGAGCCGTCCAGACCCCTCGCCGCACAGCGCGTCCAGCCGCTGCGCCGGCCCGGCCGGTGGATCGCCACCGCCGTCGTCCTGGTGGTCGTCGCCCAGATCGCGCACGGCCTGGCCACCAACCCGTTCTACCAGTGGGACCGCTTCCGCTACTGGTTCCTGCGGCCCACGGTCCTGAACGGTCTCCTCGTCACCCTCGAAGTCGCCGCCCTGAGCGCCCTGCTGGGCTTGGCCGGAGGCGTGCTGCTGGCCCTCGCGCGGCAGTCCGGGAGCCCGGTGCTGCGCGCCGTCAGCTGGACCTACACCTGGCTGTTCCGCTCCGTGCCGCTGATCGTCGTACTGATCTTCCTCTACAACTTCTCCGCGCTGTACAGGACATTGAGCCTCGGCATCCCCTTCGGACCCGCCTTCGTCACCTTCGACGAGTCCAGGCTCGCCACCGACATGACGGTCGCCGTCATCGGACTCGGCCTCAACGAGGCGGCGTACGCGGCCGAAGTGGTGCGCGGCGGGCTGCTCTCCGTCGACCAGGGCCAGCACGAGGCGGCCGCCGCGCTCGGCCTGCCCAAGGGCTACCAGTTCACCCGGATCGTGCTGCCGCAGGCGCTGCGCTCCATCACGCCCAACTACGTCAACCAGCTCATCGGCCTGGTCAAGAGCACGTCCCTGGTGTTCTACGTGTCGCTGCTCGACCTGTTCGGCTCCGTGCAGACCATGGGCAGCACCTACCCCGGCGACATCGTGCCGCTGCTGCTGGTCGCCACCGTCTGGTACCTGATCCTCACCAGCGCCGTCTCCGTCGTCCAGTTCTACGTCGAGCGGTACTTCGCCCGGGGTGCCACCCGCACCCTGCCGCCGACCCCGCTCCAGAAGGCACGCGCCGGCCTCACCGCGTTCCGGGCCCGGCTGCGCAGGGAGGCCGCCGTATGA
- a CDS encoding cytosine permease: protein MSGSAQGRASGIEVRSIDYVPLDERHGRLWHLGPLWFMSNAQIATLAVGLISITGGGNLIWSLLAIVAGTVLGTFFMAFHSAQGPQLGLPQMIQSRPQFGYVGALLVWLFAYVQYAGFNVFNSILAADALHTTLHGGVKPWVLAVTVLALVIALVGYDIIHKAERILTYVFLVVFGIFTVGILLTLHYPAGSFDLGAFKWTPFLAQFGVVAGYQISWAIYVSDYSRYLPPDVTVRRTFYWTYFGSALGGIWMMVLGTLLAAWAGAHFETITSIDAAGDKVFDGFGAIVLLFAALGLISVTALNMYGGSLTLISAIDSVRRVRPTLSTRLLTLALTAALSVIGALAATAHFLADFNDFLLLVLYLFIPWTAVNLMDYYVVRRGHYAVAEIFNPRGIYGRWGWHGIISYLAGFAVMVPFFSVGTLYVGPAAKALGGADISLFIGLPASALLYLWLTRSLDVEAEARLARAEAAELERAASEHREP from the coding sequence ATGAGCGGGTCGGCACAGGGCAGAGCGTCCGGGATCGAGGTCCGGTCCATCGACTACGTCCCGCTGGACGAGCGGCACGGCAGACTGTGGCACCTGGGGCCGCTGTGGTTCATGTCCAACGCCCAGATCGCCACCCTGGCCGTGGGACTGATCAGCATCACCGGCGGCGGCAATCTCATCTGGTCGCTGCTGGCCATCGTCGCCGGCACTGTCCTCGGCACCTTCTTCATGGCCTTCCACTCCGCCCAGGGACCCCAGCTGGGCCTGCCGCAGATGATCCAGTCGCGGCCGCAGTTCGGCTACGTCGGCGCGCTCCTGGTGTGGCTCTTCGCCTATGTGCAGTACGCGGGGTTCAACGTCTTCAACAGCATCCTCGCCGCCGACGCCCTGCACACCACGCTGCACGGCGGGGTGAAGCCCTGGGTCCTCGCGGTCACCGTGCTCGCGCTCGTCATCGCCCTGGTGGGCTACGACATCATCCACAAGGCGGAGCGGATCCTGACCTACGTCTTCCTGGTCGTCTTCGGGATCTTCACCGTCGGCATCCTGCTCACCCTGCACTACCCGGCCGGCTCCTTCGACCTCGGCGCCTTCAAGTGGACGCCGTTCCTCGCCCAGTTCGGCGTGGTCGCCGGCTACCAGATCAGCTGGGCCATCTACGTCTCGGACTACTCCCGCTACCTGCCGCCGGACGTGACCGTCCGCAGGACCTTCTACTGGACCTACTTCGGCTCCGCGCTCGGCGGCATCTGGATGATGGTCCTCGGCACCCTGCTCGCGGCCTGGGCGGGCGCGCACTTCGAGACGATCACCTCGATCGACGCGGCCGGTGACAAGGTCTTCGACGGCTTCGGCGCGATCGTGCTGCTCTTCGCCGCCCTGGGCCTGATCTCCGTCACCGCGCTCAACATGTACGGCGGCTCGCTGACCCTGATCAGCGCCATCGACTCGGTACGACGGGTACGGCCGACGCTCTCGACGCGGCTGCTCACCCTCGCTCTCACCGCCGCGCTCTCCGTGATCGGCGCGCTCGCCGCCACCGCCCACTTCCTCGCCGACTTCAACGACTTCCTGCTGCTGGTCCTCTATCTGTTCATCCCGTGGACCGCGGTCAACCTCATGGACTACTACGTGGTGCGCCGGGGCCACTACGCGGTCGCCGAGATCTTCAACCCCCGGGGCATCTACGGCCGTTGGGGCTGGCACGGCATCATCTCCTACCTGGCCGGCTTCGCGGTCATGGTCCCGTTCTTCTCCGTCGGCACCCTCTACGTCGGCCCCGCCGCGAAGGCGCTCGGCGGCGCGGACATCTCCCTGTTCATCGGGCTGCCCGCCTCCGCCCTCCTGTACCTGTGGCTGACCCGCTCCCTCGACGTCGAGGCGGAGGCACGGCTGGCACGGGCGGAGGCGGCGGAGCTGGAACGGGCGGCGTCCGAGCACCGGGAGCCCTGA
- a CDS encoding putative leader peptide, translating to MARLEAVTGRAGRTPTRTPLLTSRRHIDLLRVSSALGDPR from the coding sequence ATGGCGCGCCTCGAAGCGGTCACCGGCCGAGCGGGCCGGACGCCGACGCGCACCCCGCTGCTCACCTCCCGCCGGCACATCGATCTGCTGCGCGTCAGCAGCGCCCTGGGCGACCCGCGCTGA
- a CDS encoding putative leader peptide produces MGAAAVHAARRARWTEVAEMTGDPRRLPCARVLRTARSTVLHSRPHIDLQRVAGALCRS; encoded by the coding sequence ATGGGCGCGGCCGCCGTGCACGCGGCCCGCCGAGCGCGGTGGACGGAGGTGGCGGAGATGACCGGGGACCCGAGGCGCCTCCCGTGCGCGCGCGTCCTGCGCACCGCCCGTTCCACCGTGCTGCACTCCCGGCCCCATATCGACCTCCAGCGCGTGGCCGGCGCGCTCTGTCGCTCCTGA
- a CDS encoding glutathione S-transferase C-terminal domain-containing protein yields the protein MSITPLAAVPPAHRVTAPDFRGRLGRDARSGHYAVPHRYRLHLSTACPEGLRLAVGHALLGLDDSCPVTFLPALPDGHDGGHAQLRPLYEASAHHYRGPALAPVLSDDWSGRIVSTHTRDILRDLDRFPRTCENPLFPPGQESVIEAVDRMCAEGIEEAAQRAGRAGAGPAERAAALDVLLDTLDRLEQRLAGEEYLADGRLTAADVELWVSLVQLDLVHRCHLDASAVQRIAEHRALWSYARRLAGHPAFGRHLDLDGIARRHQGRCRGLEAAGAAVQILDWAAHATDSPDTFRR from the coding sequence ATGTCCATCACTCCGCTCGCCGCCGTCCCACCCGCCCATCGCGTCACCGCGCCCGACTTCCGGGGCCGGCTCGGCCGTGACGCGCGCAGCGGCCACTACGCCGTGCCCCACCGCTACCGCCTGCACCTGTCCACCGCCTGTCCCGAGGGGCTGCGCCTCGCCGTCGGCCACGCCCTGCTCGGCCTGGACGACAGCTGTCCGGTCACCTTCCTGCCCGCCCTCCCGGACGGCCACGACGGCGGCCACGCCCAACTGCGCCCGCTGTACGAGGCCAGCGCCCACCACTACCGGGGCCCGGCGCTCGCCCCCGTGCTCAGCGACGACTGGTCCGGACGCATCGTCAGCACCCACACCCGTGACATCCTGCGCGACCTGGACCGCTTCCCGCGCACCTGCGAGAACCCCCTGTTCCCGCCCGGCCAGGAGTCCGTGATCGAGGCCGTCGATCGGATGTGCGCCGAGGGCATCGAGGAGGCCGCCCAGCGCGCCGGACGGGCCGGCGCCGGCCCGGCGGAGCGGGCCGCCGCGCTCGACGTACTGCTGGACACCCTGGACCGGCTGGAGCAGCGGCTGGCGGGGGAGGAGTACCTGGCCGACGGCAGGCTCACCGCCGCCGACGTCGAACTCTGGGTGTCCCTGGTGCAGTTGGACCTGGTGCACCGCTGCCACCTCGACGCGTCCGCCGTGCAGCGCATCGCCGAGCACCGGGCCCTGTGGTCCTACGCCCGCCGCCTCGCCGGCCACCCCGCCTTCGGCCGCCACCTCGACCTCGACGGCATCGCACGCCGCCACCAGGGCCGGTGCCGGGGCCTGGAGGCCGCCGGAGCCGCCGTCCAGATCCTGGACTGGGCGGCCCACGCGACCGACTCCCCGGACACTTTCCGCAGGTGA
- a CDS encoding ABC transporter substrate-binding protein has translation MPSHPTRRSLIRGLSAATVAASLAGTLAACGGSSDAATTTDAAGTVTVGRVSNGAARQTELKVSEVKSLNAELPAAVRARGTLNIVVGALPDGFPPLAYIGGDQKTLTGAEPDFGRLVAAVLGLKPRLANATWENMFVGIDSGKADVGFANITDTEERKKKYDFASYRKDNVGFEVLKRSTWNFGGNYENLAGKTVAVDNGTNQEKILLEWQSKLKAEGKNLTVKHYASKNATYLALSGGRIDAYFAANPGVAYHVTQTAKSPDPTRSAGTYSGAGASLQGLIAATTKKNSGLAKPLADAINHLIESGQYAKWLAAYNLSDEAVAKSEVNPPGLPLSDS, from the coding sequence ATGCCCAGCCACCCCACCCGACGCAGCCTGATACGCGGTCTGTCCGCGGCCACCGTGGCCGCCTCCCTCGCCGGCACCCTCGCCGCCTGCGGCGGCAGCAGCGACGCGGCCACCACGACCGACGCCGCGGGCACGGTGACCGTGGGCCGGGTGTCCAACGGCGCCGCCAGACAGACCGAGTTGAAGGTCTCCGAGGTCAAGTCGCTCAACGCCGAACTGCCCGCCGCCGTCCGCGCGCGGGGCACCCTGAACATCGTCGTGGGCGCGCTGCCCGACGGCTTCCCGCCGCTCGCCTACATCGGCGGCGACCAGAAGACCCTCACCGGTGCCGAGCCCGACTTCGGCCGCCTCGTCGCCGCGGTCCTCGGCCTCAAGCCCCGACTGGCCAACGCCACCTGGGAGAACATGTTCGTCGGCATCGACAGCGGCAAGGCCGACGTCGGCTTCGCGAACATCACCGACACCGAGGAACGCAAGAAGAAGTACGACTTCGCCTCGTACCGCAAGGACAACGTGGGCTTCGAGGTGCTGAAGAGGAGCACCTGGAATTTCGGCGGGAACTACGAGAACCTCGCCGGGAAGACCGTCGCCGTCGACAACGGCACCAACCAGGAGAAGATCCTCCTGGAGTGGCAGAGCAAGCTGAAGGCCGAGGGCAAGAACCTCACCGTCAAGCACTACGCCAGCAAGAACGCCACCTATCTGGCGCTGTCCGGCGGCCGGATCGACGCCTACTTCGCGGCCAACCCCGGTGTCGCCTACCACGTCACCCAGACCGCGAAGTCGCCGGACCCGACCCGCAGCGCGGGCACCTACTCCGGGGCGGGCGCGAGCCTGCAGGGGCTGATCGCGGCCACCACGAAGAAGAACAGCGGCCTCGCCAAGCCCCTCGCGGACGCCATCAACCACCTGATCGAGAGCGGTCAGTACGCGAAGTGGCTGGCCGCGTACAACCTTTCCGACGAGGCCGTGGCGAAGTCCGAGGTCAACCCGCCCGGACTGCCGCTCAGCGATTCCTGA
- a CDS encoding NtaA/DmoA family FMN-dependent monooxygenase (This protein belongs to a clade of FMN-dependent monooxygenases, within a broader family of flavin-dependent oxidoreductases, the luciferase-like monooxygenase (LMM) family, some of whose members use coenzyme F420 rather than FMN.) has protein sequence MSKPLKQIHLAAHFPGVNNTTVWSDPAAGSHIEFSSFAHFARTAERAKFDFLFLAEGLRLREQGGRIYDLDVVGRPDTFTVLAALAAVTDRLGLTGTINSTFNEPYEVARQFASLDHLSGGRSAWNVVTSWDAFTGENFRRGGFLPQEERYSRAKEFLATAHELFDSWRGDEILADRATGAFLRDARAGAFVHRGQHFDIHGRFNVPRSPQGRPVIFQAGDSDEGREFAAAGADAIFSRYSHLEEGQAFYADVKGRLAKYGRRPDQLLILPAATFVLGDTDAEADELAREVRRQQVSGATALKHLEFVWNRDLSGYDPEGPLPDIDPLVSEEHISRGRAQVRMYRDPVAIAREWRELAEANKWSIRDLVINTGNRQTFVGAPATVARTINEFVQADASDGFILVPHITPGGLDPFADKVVPLLQEQGVFRADYEGTTLRDHLGLAHPDATAPAERAAS, from the coding sequence ATGAGCAAGCCGCTGAAGCAGATCCATCTGGCCGCCCACTTCCCCGGCGTCAACAACACCACCGTGTGGAGCGACCCGGCCGCCGGCAGCCACATCGAGTTCAGCTCCTTCGCGCACTTCGCGCGCACCGCCGAACGCGCCAAGTTCGACTTCCTGTTCCTCGCCGAGGGCCTGCGCCTGCGCGAACAGGGCGGTCGGATATACGACTTGGACGTGGTCGGCCGCCCCGACACCTTCACCGTGCTGGCCGCGCTCGCCGCCGTCACCGACCGGCTCGGCCTGACCGGCACCATCAACTCCACGTTCAACGAGCCCTACGAGGTGGCCCGCCAGTTCGCCAGCCTCGACCACCTCTCCGGCGGCCGCTCCGCGTGGAACGTGGTCACCTCCTGGGACGCCTTCACCGGCGAGAACTTCCGCCGCGGCGGGTTTCTGCCGCAGGAGGAACGCTATTCGCGCGCCAAGGAGTTCCTGGCCACCGCGCACGAGCTGTTCGACTCCTGGCGCGGCGACGAGATCCTCGCCGACCGGGCCACCGGCGCCTTCCTGCGGGACGCGCGGGCCGGCGCCTTCGTGCACCGGGGGCAGCACTTCGACATCCACGGCCGGTTCAACGTGCCGCGCTCCCCGCAGGGCCGCCCGGTGATCTTCCAGGCGGGCGACTCCGACGAGGGCCGGGAGTTCGCCGCCGCCGGCGCGGACGCCATCTTCAGCAGGTACTCCCACCTGGAGGAGGGCCAGGCGTTCTACGCCGACGTCAAGGGCCGGCTCGCCAAGTACGGCCGCCGACCGGACCAGTTGCTGATCCTGCCCGCCGCCACCTTCGTACTCGGCGACACCGACGCCGAGGCCGACGAACTCGCCCGCGAGGTGCGCCGCCAGCAGGTCAGCGGCGCCACCGCGCTCAAGCACCTGGAGTTCGTCTGGAACCGGGACCTGTCGGGGTACGACCCGGAGGGCCCGCTGCCCGACATCGATCCGCTGGTGAGCGAGGAGCACATCTCCCGGGGCCGCGCCCAGGTGCGGATGTACCGGGACCCGGTCGCCATCGCGCGCGAGTGGCGGGAGCTGGCCGAGGCCAACAAGTGGTCCATCCGCGATCTGGTGATCAACACCGGCAACCGGCAGACCTTCGTGGGCGCCCCCGCCACCGTGGCCCGGACCATCAACGAGTTCGTGCAGGCGGACGCCTCCGACGGATTCATCCTCGTCCCGCACATCACCCCGGGCGGCCTCGACCCGTTCGCCGACAAGGTGGTCCCGCTCCTCCAGGAACAGGGCGTCTTCCGCGCCGACTACGAGGGCACCACCCTGCGCGACCATCTGGGCCTGGCCCACCCCGACGCCACCGCCCCGGCCGAGCGGGCCGCCTCGTAG
- a CDS encoding amino acid ABC transporter ATP-binding protein, with product MTATATTAQETVPAALEVHDVHKWYGTHRVLDGIDLTVRPGEVTVVIGPSGSGKSTLLRVINHLEKPEIGHVSVGGELIGVRSVGGRLKELGERAILAQRGRIGFVFQNFNLFPHLTVLDNVAAAPVATGRLGKAEARELARELLTRVGLGERTGAYPRQLSGGQQQRVAIARALALRPGIILFDEPTSALDPELVGEVLSVIKDLATSGTTLVIVTHEIGFAREVADRIVFIDGGRIVEQGPPAEVLDRPRHPRTRDFLAKVL from the coding sequence ATGACCGCCACCGCCACCACCGCCCAGGAGACGGTCCCGGCCGCGCTGGAGGTGCACGACGTCCACAAGTGGTACGGCACCCACCGCGTCCTGGACGGCATCGACCTGACCGTCCGCCCCGGCGAGGTCACCGTCGTCATCGGGCCCTCGGGCTCCGGCAAGTCCACGCTGCTGCGGGTCATCAACCACCTGGAGAAGCCCGAGATCGGCCATGTCAGCGTCGGCGGCGAACTCATCGGCGTCCGCAGCGTGGGCGGCCGGCTCAAGGAGCTGGGCGAGCGCGCGATCCTGGCCCAGCGCGGCCGGATCGGGTTCGTCTTCCAGAACTTCAACCTCTTCCCGCATCTGACCGTCCTCGACAACGTGGCCGCCGCACCCGTCGCCACCGGCCGCCTCGGCAAGGCCGAAGCACGGGAACTCGCCCGGGAGCTGCTCACCCGGGTCGGCCTGGGCGAGCGCACCGGCGCCTACCCGCGCCAGCTCTCCGGCGGCCAGCAGCAGCGCGTCGCCATCGCCCGCGCCCTCGCGCTGCGCCCCGGCATCATCCTCTTCGACGAGCCGACCTCCGCGCTCGACCCGGAACTCGTCGGCGAGGTCCTGTCCGTCATCAAGGACCTCGCCACCAGCGGCACCACGCTGGTCATCGTCACCCATGAGATCGGCTTCGCCCGCGAGGTCGCCGACCGGATCGTCTTCATCGACGGCGGCCGGATCGTCGAACAAGGCCCGCCCGCCGAGGTGTTGGACCGCCCTCGGCACCCCCGCACCCGGGACTTCCTCGCCAAGGTCCTCTGA
- a CDS encoding M12 family metallopeptidase has product MTRRLCSLSRQPAPSFGPGLTAERQAALLAGRRMWVNGTVLHYCFLDTDHDASVIPVPGTGELRRVAWAGGKEQLDVVRECFAQWEALGIGVAFAEVGDRGEAELRIGFQSGGGSWSAVGREALAVGRGERTMNLGWDVTAQGERGTVLHEIGHALGLVHEHQNPCAGLHWDDEAVYAELAGPPNHWSRETAYTNVLRALDAGESRGAVWDPRSVMALPFGPGLVLEPEQYRGGLRPAERPSDRDREFVLRWYPGTAPGPDPLVPFRSAPLGLGPGEQADFVVEPTGTRDYTVGTFGDADTVLVVFEERDGEPRFLAGHDDGGTPDSARLRVRLVRGRRYFVRVRVYSVWGAGQTAVMCW; this is encoded by the coding sequence CTGTCGCGGCAGCCGGCCCCGTCCTTCGGACCGGGGCTGACCGCCGAACGGCAGGCCGCGCTGCTCGCCGGACGGCGCATGTGGGTCAACGGCACGGTCCTGCACTACTGCTTCCTCGACACCGACCACGACGCCTCGGTGATCCCGGTCCCCGGGACCGGGGAGCTGCGCCGGGTGGCGTGGGCGGGCGGCAAGGAGCAGCTGGACGTGGTCCGCGAGTGCTTCGCGCAGTGGGAGGCGCTCGGCATCGGGGTCGCCTTCGCGGAGGTCGGCGACCGGGGGGAGGCCGAGCTGCGGATCGGGTTCCAGAGCGGCGGGGGTTCCTGGTCGGCGGTGGGCCGCGAGGCCCTCGCCGTCGGCCGGGGCGAGCGCACCATGAATCTCGGCTGGGACGTGACCGCGCAGGGGGAGCGCGGCACGGTCCTGCATGAGATCGGGCACGCGCTGGGCCTGGTGCACGAGCACCAGAACCCCTGCGCCGGGCTGCACTGGGACGACGAGGCCGTCTACGCGGAGTTGGCGGGGCCGCCGAACCACTGGAGCCGGGAGACGGCGTACACCAACGTCCTGCGGGCGTTGGACGCCGGGGAGTCCAGGGGCGCGGTGTGGGACCCGCGCTCGGTGATGGCCCTGCCGTTCGGTCCGGGGCTCGTGCTGGAGCCGGAGCAGTACCGCGGGGGGCTGCGTCCGGCCGAGCGACCCTCGGACCGGGACCGGGAGTTCGTCCTGCGCTGGTACCCGGGTACCGCGCCCGGACCCGACCCGCTGGTGCCGTTCCGTTCGGCACCGCTGGGCCTGGGTCCGGGCGAGCAGGCGGACTTCGTCGTCGAGCCGACGGGGACCCGCGACTACACCGTGGGGACCTTCGGCGACGCCGACACCGTGCTCGTGGTCTTCGAGGAGCGGGACGGGGAGCCGCGTTTCCTCGCCGGCCACGACGACGGCGGCACTCCGGACAGCGCCCGGCTGCGGGTGCGGCTCGTCCGGGGACGCCGCTACTTCGTCCGCGTCCGCGTCTACTCCGTCTGGGGGGCGGGGCAGACGGCGGTGATGTGCTGGTGA
- a CDS encoding LLM class flavin-dependent oxidoreductase, whose translation MHLAAALDGTGWHPASWREPVARPGELFTAGYWADQVAEAERGLLDFVTIEDGLGPQSSHLLEPDDRTDQVRGRLDAVLVASRVAPLTRHIGLVPTVVATHTEPFHISKAIATLDYVSTGRAGLRVRITARPDEADHFGRRGVERIRAYDSPDARGLVTDLFDEAADYVEVVRRLWDSWEDDAEIRDRATGRFVDRDKLHYIDFEGRFFSVKGPSITPRPPQGQPPVTALAHDTVPYRLLARQADVGYVTPRDAEHARAILAEIRAEQESAGRAGETLHVFGDLLVFLDDSRGEAEARRQRLDALAGEPYTGDASVFTGTAAQLADVLEELAGAGLTGFRLRPAVTGHDLPRISRDLVPELQRRDRFRTAYEADTLRGLLGLARPANRYAAATAAAATAV comes from the coding sequence CTGCACCTCGCCGCCGCCCTCGACGGCACCGGCTGGCACCCCGCCTCCTGGCGCGAGCCCGTCGCCCGCCCCGGGGAGCTGTTCACCGCCGGATACTGGGCCGACCAGGTCGCCGAGGCCGAGCGCGGCCTGCTCGACTTCGTGACCATCGAGGACGGCCTCGGCCCGCAGTCCTCGCACCTGCTGGAGCCCGACGACCGCACCGACCAGGTACGCGGCCGGCTCGACGCGGTGCTCGTCGCCTCCCGCGTCGCCCCGCTCACCCGGCACATCGGCCTGGTCCCGACCGTGGTGGCCACCCACACCGAGCCGTTCCACATCTCCAAGGCGATCGCCACCCTCGACTACGTCAGCACCGGCCGTGCCGGGCTGCGGGTGCGGATCACCGCCCGGCCGGACGAGGCCGACCACTTCGGCCGCCGCGGTGTCGAGCGGATCCGGGCCTACGACAGCCCGGACGCGCGGGGCCTGGTCACCGACCTGTTCGACGAGGCCGCCGACTACGTGGAGGTGGTGCGCAGGCTCTGGGACAGCTGGGAGGACGACGCCGAGATCCGCGACCGCGCGACCGGCCGGTTCGTCGACCGGGACAAGCTGCACTACATCGACTTCGAGGGCCGCTTCTTCAGCGTCAAGGGCCCCTCCATCACACCCCGCCCGCCCCAGGGGCAGCCGCCGGTCACCGCGCTCGCCCACGACACCGTGCCGTACCGGCTGCTGGCCCGGCAGGCCGACGTCGGCTACGTCACCCCGCGCGACGCCGAGCACGCCCGCGCGATCCTGGCCGAGATCCGCGCCGAGCAGGAGAGCGCCGGGCGGGCGGGGGAGACCCTGCATGTCTTCGGGGACCTTTTGGTCTTCCTGGACGACAGCCGGGGCGAGGCCGAGGCGCGGCGGCAGCGGCTGGACGCGCTCGCGGGAGAGCCGTACACCGGCGACGCCTCGGTCTTCACCGGCACGGCGGCCCAACTCGCGGATGTCTTGGAGGAGTTGGCGGGCGCCGGGCTGACCGGGTTCCGGCTGCGGCCCGCCGTCACCGGGCACGACCTGCCCCGGATCAGCCGCGACCTGGTGCCCGAACTCCAGCGCCGGGACCGGTTCCGCACCGCCTACGAGGCGGACACCCTGCGCGGCCTGCTCGGCCTCGCCCGCCCCGCCAACCGCTATGCCGCCGCCACTGCCGCTGCGGCCACCGCCGTCTGA